Proteins encoded in a region of the Mucispirillum schaedleri ASF457 genome:
- a CDS encoding anaerobic C4-dicarboxylate transporter gives MIIVQLLIVLLALYVGSRYGSIALGVISGIGLAVLVFAFGLKPGTPPTDVIYIIIAAVTCAGVLQAGGGMDFMIQITEKFLRAHPERITFYAPFCTFFLTVLVGTGHVVYTLMPIIADISLKKGIRPERPCAVASVASQVGITCSPIAAAVVSFVTITNTKMPELGLTIPQVLMITIPACLCGIFAAALFSSKRGLDLDKDPKYQARLADPELKEYMFGSTATTLDKKLPATAKASVLLFLTALAVIVILATFPALLPHYDGKPLKMNLVIQIVMLTVAGLMILTCKAEPKKVVSGSVWQAGMVAVVAIYGIAWLSDTYFAAYKGEMMTAMKDIVNAYPWAIAFVLFAVSVLINTQGGVVLAIMPLAYDLGIPWYVLLGVLPSVYGYFFIPNYPSDIATVNFDRSGTTVIGKYLLNHSFMIPGLISVTVSTIIGYLLANFIY, from the coding sequence ATGATTATTGTTCAGTTATTAATCGTTTTACTAGCATTGTATGTAGGCTCCCGCTATGGCAGCATTGCACTTGGTGTTATTTCAGGTATTGGTTTAGCTGTTTTAGTTTTTGCTTTTGGCTTAAAACCTGGCACACCACCAACAGATGTTATATATATTATTATTGCAGCTGTTACCTGTGCAGGTGTATTACAGGCGGGAGGGGGAATGGACTTTATGATACAAATAACAGAAAAATTCTTAAGAGCCCATCCTGAAAGAATTACTTTTTATGCCCCTTTCTGCACATTCTTTTTAACAGTTTTAGTTGGCACAGGTCATGTAGTTTATACACTTATGCCAATCATTGCAGATATTTCTTTAAAAAAAGGAATTAGACCTGAAAGACCATGTGCTGTTGCATCTGTTGCATCACAAGTTGGTATCACATGCTCACCTATTGCTGCAGCAGTTGTATCGTTTGTCACTATTACTAATACTAAAATGCCAGAACTTGGACTGACTATTCCGCAGGTATTAATGATAACCATTCCTGCATGTTTATGTGGCATTTTTGCAGCTGCATTGTTTTCATCTAAAAGAGGTCTTGATTTAGACAAAGACCCTAAATATCAGGCAAGACTTGCTGACCCTGAGTTAAAAGAATATATGTTTGGTTCAACAGCAACTACTCTTGATAAAAAACTTCCTGCAACTGCAAAAGCTTCAGTATTACTGTTTTTAACAGCACTTGCAGTAATTGTAATACTTGCAACATTCCCAGCACTTTTGCCACATTATGATGGCAAACCATTAAAAATGAATTTAGTTATTCAAATAGTTATGCTTACAGTTGCAGGTTTGATGATTCTTACATGTAAAGCAGAGCCGAAAAAAGTTGTTTCAGGCTCAGTATGGCAGGCTGGTATGGTTGCGGTAGTTGCAATTTATGGTATTGCATGGCTTTCAGATACTTATTTTGCAGCATATAAAGGAGAAATGATGACAGCTATGAAAGATATAGTTAATGCATACCCTTGGGCAATCGCATTCGTTCTTTTTGCAGTATCAGTATTAATTAATACTCAAGGTGGTGTTGTTCTTGCAATTATGCCACTGGCTTATGATTTAGGTATACCTTGGTATGTTCTTTTAGGTGTTCTTCCATCAGTTTATGGTTACTTCTTCATACCAAACTATCCATCAGATATTGCAACGGTCAATTTTGACCGGTCTGGTACAACGGTTATTGGTAAATATCTTTTAAACCACTCATTTATGATACCTGGCTTGATTTCTGTTACAGTTTCCACTATTATAGGCTATCTTCTGGCAAATTTTATTTACTAA
- a CDS encoding DMT family protein, with product MHYLHIHSGVVTVCMLILSNVFMTFAWYAHLKNLSSMPWFGAALASWGIAFFEYMIQVPANRIGYTVFTLPQLKIMQEVIALGVFIPFVTLYMGKPLNLNFLWASLCLLGAVYFMFK from the coding sequence ATGCACTATTTACATATTCATTCTGGTGTTGTAACTGTATGTATGCTTATTCTATCAAATGTTTTTATGACATTTGCATGGTATGCTCATTTAAAAAATCTGTCATCTATGCCTTGGTTTGGTGCAGCTCTTGCAAGCTGGGGGATAGCTTTTTTTGAATATATGATACAGGTGCCTGCAAATAGAATTGGATATACAGTTTTTACTCTGCCACAGCTTAAAATTATGCAGGAAGTTATAGCATTAGGTGTATTTATTCCTTTTGTTACATTATATATGGGTAAGCCTTTGAATTTAAACTTTTTATGGGCTTCTCTATGCCTTTTAGGTGCAGTATATTTTATGTTTAAATGA
- a CDS encoding EFR1 family ferrodoxin (N-terminal region resembles flavodoxins. C-terminal ferrodoxin region binds two 4Fe-4S clusters.), whose protein sequence is MKKILILYFSGAGATLNSIKYMQTCINNITGCSAYIHSMENDLEENINNYDALIIGTPCYHCAPCLTLISFFQKLSKLINTKPTMVFNSYSLWSCNTNRITAKIIREKNIITIYDTAYRSPASDGTLITPFIKRFFEFEKNIYEKINADCNKFVSIINEEYTGYIPHFKISSIFNAPNKLIGHLMTFNIYIHQDKCVKCDKCINDCPHHALYKNKENYPAFIKARCENCYRCIHHCPKNALSLSRDKTPVKTLREVYQII, encoded by the coding sequence ATGAAAAAAATTCTGATTTTATATTTCTCTGGTGCTGGAGCAACACTTAATTCTATAAAATATATGCAAACCTGCATTAATAATATAACAGGCTGTTCAGCATATATTCATTCAATGGAAAATGATTTAGAAGAAAATATTAATAATTATGATGCTTTAATTATAGGGACTCCATGTTATCACTGTGCCCCATGCCTTACATTAATTTCATTTTTTCAAAAACTGTCAAAACTTATAAATACTAAACCTACAATGGTTTTTAATTCTTATTCATTATGGTCATGCAATACAAATAGAATTACTGCAAAAATAATAAGAGAAAAAAATATAATAACAATATATGATACAGCATACAGAAGCCCTGCAAGCGACGGCACTCTTATTACTCCATTTATTAAAAGATTTTTTGAATTTGAAAAAAATATATATGAAAAAATAAATGCAGATTGTAACAAATTTGTATCTATAATTAATGAAGAATATACAGGATATATCCCACATTTTAAAATATCATCTATTTTTAATGCACCAAACAAACTTATTGGACATCTTATGACCTTTAATATATACATTCATCAAGATAAATGTGTAAAATGCGACAAATGTATAAATGACTGCCCACATCATGCTCTTTATAAAAATAAGGAAAACTACCCTGCCTTTATTAAAGCAAGATGTGAAAACTGTTACAGGTGCATTCATCACTGTCCTAAAAATGCACTTTCATTAAGCAGAGATAAAACACCTGTAAAAACTCTGCGAGAAGTATATCAAATCATTTAA
- the hrcA gene encoding heat-inducible transcriptional repressor HrcA produces MDMRFLNEREELVLRTIIDEYVDTSEPVGSRNVSKVGPLKMSPATIRNIMSDLVEKGFIAQPHTSAGRVPTDSGYRYYIDKFVKIQNISENFIENIYREMSIDPVNVMNLFRHFSKKMGDMTHAVGFVVSPKMNTINLKHIEFIRINRETVLAVIVSKTGMVQNVLLRVDNSIKDNDLVRMSNFINSNYEGANLYEVQRMLLQELQAAEGEIRRLAEQAVKLSEAVVKSPVFDEEFIFEGTKNIIDIPELRQNGKLTDVLRAFEEKSHICALLESCMKEDSVQIFIGSEIGLNHTDELGMVIKPYHRGGNIVGTMGVIGPKRMKYSQVVSIVDYSSKIISKMLNEYYEGDK; encoded by the coding sequence ATGGATATGCGTTTCTTAAATGAGCGTGAAGAGCTTGTTTTAAGGACAATAATTGATGAATATGTAGATACCAGTGAGCCTGTTGGTTCTCGTAATGTTTCAAAAGTAGGACCTTTAAAAATGTCCCCTGCTACTATAAGAAATATTATGAGTGATTTGGTAGAAAAGGGTTTTATTGCTCAGCCTCATACATCAGCTGGCAGGGTGCCAACAGACAGCGGATATAGATACTATATTGATAAATTTGTAAAAATACAAAATATATCAGAAAATTTTATAGAAAATATTTACAGGGAAATGAGTATTGACCCAGTGAATGTGATGAATCTTTTTCGTCATTTTTCTAAAAAAATGGGGGATATGACACATGCTGTTGGGTTTGTAGTATCCCCTAAAATGAATACTATAAACTTAAAACATATAGAGTTTATAAGAATAAATCGGGAAACAGTGCTTGCTGTGATTGTTTCAAAAACAGGCATGGTGCAGAATGTGCTGCTGAGAGTTGATAATAGTATTAAAGATAATGACCTTGTGCGAATGAGTAATTTTATAAACAGTAATTATGAAGGAGCAAATCTTTATGAAGTGCAGCGTATGCTTTTACAGGAGCTGCAGGCAGCAGAAGGCGAAATAAGGCGTCTTGCAGAACAGGCTGTTAAATTAAGCGAGGCAGTAGTTAAAAGCCCAGTATTTGATGAAGAATTTATTTTTGAAGGCACAAAAAATATTATAGATATACCAGAGCTTAGGCAGAATGGCAAATTAACTGATGTATTGCGGGCTTTTGAAGAAAAAAGCCATATCTGTGCTCTGCTTGAGAGCTGTATGAAAGAAGACAGTGTGCAGATATTTATAGGTTCGGAAATAGGGCTTAATCATACAGATGAGCTTGGGATGGTTATAAAACCATACCACAGGGGCGGAAATATAGTAGGAACAATGGGTGTGATAGGTCCCAAAAGAATGAAATATTCACAAGTAGTTTCTATTGTAGATTATTCCTCAAAAATAATATCAAAAATGCTTAATGAATACTACGAGGGAGATAAGTAA
- the grpE gene encoding nucleotide exchange factor GrpE — translation MSEENKENMQQNEGVKINIKSPEAEVAENAEELQEAENQAEETDMGGGEIGILKKQVENLENILKEKNEEILRRAADLDNYRKRLTKETEDKVRFANQAVVKDFLPVIDNIEMALQHTEEGSPLREGIMLTIKSFKDVLSRHGVTEINSEIGTVFDPAVHEAIMMDNLAEYENNTVTLCVQKGYILNDRVIRPAKVKVNKI, via the coding sequence ATGAGCGAAGAAAACAAAGAAAATATGCAGCAGAACGAGGGAGTAAAAATTAATATAAAATCACCGGAAGCAGAAGTTGCTGAAAATGCTGAAGAATTGCAGGAAGCAGAAAATCAGGCAGAAGAAACAGATATGGGCGGCGGTGAAATTGGCATATTAAAAAAACAGGTGGAAAATTTAGAAAATATATTAAAAGAAAAAAATGAAGAAATTCTTCGCCGTGCTGCTGATTTAGATAATTACAGAAAAAGGCTTACAAAAGAAACTGAAGATAAAGTCCGCTTTGCTAATCAGGCAGTTGTAAAAGACTTTCTGCCTGTTATTGATAATATAGAGATGGCTTTGCAGCATACTGAGGAAGGCTCACCTTTAAGAGAAGGGATAATGCTTACTATCAAATCATTTAAAGATGTGTTAAGCCGCCACGGTGTCACTGAAATAAACTCAGAAATTGGCACAGTTTTTGACCCGGCAGTTCATGAAGCAATAATGATGGATAATTTAGCAGAATATGAAAATAATACTGTAACTTTATGTGTTCAAAAGGGGTATATATTAAATGACAGAGTAATACGCCCTGCAAAAGTGAAAGTAAATAAAATATAA
- the dnaK gene encoding molecular chaperone DnaK, producing MAQGKVIGIDLGTTNSVVSVMENGQPKVIVNAEGMTTTPSIVGFTDGDRLVGILAKRQAVTNPENTIFSIKRLIGRKADSAETANAKKHLPYKIVPADNGDAWVEIKGKKYAPQEISAMILQKLKQTAEDYLGETVTDAVITVPAYFNDAQRQATKDAGKIAGLNVQRIINEPTAAALAYGLERKGEEKIVVYDLGGGTFDVSILELGDGVFEVKATNGDTFLGGDDFDERIVKWLCEEFMKDNGIDLANDKMALQRLKEAAEKAKHELSGTTETEINLPYITADQTGPKHLVKKLSRAKFEALVSDLVEKTLEPCKKALNDAGLTTSDINEVILVGGMTRMPLVQQKVKEFFGKEPHKGINPDEVVAIGAAVQGGVLMGDVKDVLLLDVTPLSLGIETMGGVMNKIIMRNTTIPAKKSQIYTTAADNQPSVTIQVLQGEREMASDNKLIGQFDLSGIAPAPRGVPQIEVTFDIDANGILHVSAKDKGTGKEQSIVIKDSSGLSEDEIDRMVHDAEAHAEDDKRKKELADVRNQADTLVYTTEKSLKEHGDKLEAAVKENIEKEMENLKQKLTSENVGEIKEGIDKLSAAAQKLAEVLYAQNNQSGDASQAGSAYAQEETAKKDENVVDADFEEVKDDKK from the coding sequence ATGGCTCAAGGAAAAGTTATAGGTATTGACTTAGGAACAACTAACTCAGTTGTTTCTGTAATGGAAAATGGTCAGCCTAAAGTTATAGTAAATGCAGAAGGTATGACAACAACACCATCTATAGTAGGGTTTACAGATGGGGACAGACTTGTTGGTATACTTGCTAAGCGTCAGGCAGTAACTAACCCTGAAAATACAATTTTTAGTATTAAAAGATTAATAGGCAGAAAAGCAGATTCAGCTGAAACTGCAAATGCAAAAAAACACCTGCCATATAAAATAGTGCCAGCAGATAACGGCGATGCATGGGTAGAAATTAAAGGCAAAAAATATGCTCCACAGGAAATATCTGCAATGATATTACAGAAATTAAAACAAACTGCAGAAGATTATCTTGGCGAAACTGTTACAGATGCAGTAATTACAGTTCCTGCATATTTTAATGATGCACAGCGTCAGGCAACAAAAGATGCCGGTAAAATTGCAGGCTTAAATGTTCAGCGTATTATCAATGAACCAACAGCAGCAGCACTTGCTTATGGTTTAGAGAGAAAAGGCGAAGAAAAAATAGTTGTATATGATTTAGGTGGCGGAACATTTGATGTATCTATCCTTGAACTTGGCGATGGTGTATTTGAAGTTAAAGCTACAAATGGCGATACTTTCTTAGGTGGTGATGATTTTGATGAAAGAATAGTTAAATGGTTATGCGAAGAGTTTATGAAAGACAACGGCATAGACTTAGCTAATGATAAAATGGCTCTTCAAAGGTTAAAAGAAGCTGCTGAAAAAGCAAAACATGAGCTTTCTGGCACAACTGAAACTGAAATCAATCTGCCATATATTACAGCAGACCAAACAGGACCTAAACACTTAGTTAAAAAATTAAGCAGGGCAAAATTTGAAGCATTAGTTTCTGATTTAGTTGAAAAAACATTAGAACCATGCAAAAAAGCTTTAAATGATGCAGGGCTTACAACTTCTGATATTAATGAAGTTATACTTGTTGGTGGTATGACTCGTATGCCGCTTGTGCAGCAGAAAGTAAAAGAATTTTTTGGCAAAGAGCCGCATAAAGGTATCAACCCTGATGAAGTTGTTGCAATAGGTGCAGCAGTGCAGGGCGGTGTATTAATGGGAGATGTTAAAGATGTGCTTCTTCTTGATGTAACTCCGCTTTCATTAGGTATTGAAACTATGGGCGGTGTAATGAATAAAATCATTATGAGAAATACAACAATACCTGCAAAAAAAAGCCAGATATATACAACTGCTGCTGATAACCAGCCGTCAGTTACTATTCAGGTGCTTCAAGGCGAAAGGGAAATGGCAAGTGATAATAAACTTATAGGTCAGTTTGATTTATCAGGCATTGCACCGGCTCCAAGAGGTGTGCCTCAAATTGAAGTTACTTTTGATATAGATGCAAACGGTATATTACATGTTTCTGCAAAAGATAAAGGCACTGGCAAAGAGCAGTCTATTGTTATTAAAGATTCTTCAGGTTTATCAGAAGATGAAATTGATAGAATGGTGCATGATGCAGAAGCCCATGCAGAAGATGATAAACGCAAAAAAGAATTAGCAGATGTAAGAAATCAGGCTGATACTCTAGTATATACTACTGAAAAATCATTAAAAGAGCATGGTGATAAACTTGAAGCTGCTGTAAAAGAAAACATTGAAAAAGAAATGGAAAATTTAAAACAAAAATTAACCAGTGAAAATGTTGGCGAAATAAAAGAAGGTATTGATAAACTTTCAGCTGCAGCACAAAAGCTGGCAGAAGTTTTATATGCTCAAAATAATCAGAGTGGCGATGCTTCTCAGGCTGGCAGTGCTTATGCTCAGGAAGAAACAGCTAAAAAAGATGAAAATGTGGTAGATGCTGATTTTGAAGAAGTAAAAGACGATAAAAAATAA
- a CDS encoding TfoX/Sxy family DNA transformation protein: MASLTSMKNIGKNIAKKLSTVGINTSEELIEIGSKRAFKRMKEVYPKICSVYIYTLEGAITDTDYNKLPENTKKELKAYSDSLKFELHQNI, from the coding sequence ATGGCATCACTTACTTCTATGAAAAATATAGGCAAAAATATTGCAAAAAAACTTTCAACAGTAGGTATCAATACTTCTGAAGAACTTATTGAAATAGGCTCTAAACGGGCATTTAAAAGAATGAAAGAAGTATATCCAAAAATCTGCTCTGTTTATATATATACTCTTGAAGGTGCCATAACTGATACAGATTATAATAAACTGCCTGAAAATACTAAAAAAGAATTAAAAGCTTACAGTGATTCTTTAAAATTTGAATTACACCAAAATATATAA
- the dnaJ gene encoding molecular chaperone DnaJ, translating into MARDYYEILGVERTATDVEIKKAYRKLALQYHPDKNPDDKEAAEKFREAAEAYSVLSDPDKKNQYDTYGRVMDDSMGGFSSTGSVFDDLLGDVFGEFFGTSSSRRSRNRPTKGQSIEMYQELTFEESVFGVEKELTIKKRENCKRCDGTGAEPGGMKTCEKCNGQGVFTQRNGIFAVRSTCPACNGSGQVIKETCTECKGKGSHTIEKQIKVKIPAGIDDGMIMRVSGEGNAGSHGGPSGDLLLHIKVKEHKIFKRVDNDLHLMLPVTVFDAVLGNEFEIELIDGSKETIKVKPGTQVGERITLKGKGVPSVKGYNVGNMYVDLQILIPTNLSKEQKEVLEKMREEAKENDMFGSKLKNILERFKEFIKGSK; encoded by the coding sequence TTGGCTAGAGATTATTATGAAATATTAGGTGTGGAACGCACTGCAACAGATGTTGAAATAAAAAAAGCATATAGAAAATTAGCATTACAGTATCATCCTGATAAAAACCCTGATGATAAAGAAGCTGCTGAAAAATTTAGAGAAGCTGCTGAGGCATATAGTGTGCTTTCAGACCCAGATAAGAAAAACCAGTATGATACTTATGGCAGGGTAATGGATGACAGTATGGGCGGTTTCAGTTCTACTGGCAGTGTATTTGATGATTTACTAGGAGATGTTTTTGGTGAGTTTTTTGGAACATCTTCTTCACGACGCTCACGGAACAGACCAACTAAGGGTCAGTCTATAGAAATGTATCAAGAGCTTACATTTGAAGAATCAGTTTTTGGGGTAGAAAAAGAATTAACTATTAAAAAACGAGAAAACTGTAAAAGATGTGATGGCACAGGTGCTGAACCCGGTGGTATGAAAACCTGCGAAAAATGTAATGGTCAGGGCGTATTTACCCAAAGAAATGGTATATTTGCAGTGCGTTCAACATGCCCAGCATGTAACGGAAGTGGTCAGGTTATAAAAGAAACCTGCACAGAATGTAAAGGTAAAGGCAGCCATACAATAGAAAAACAAATAAAAGTAAAAATTCCTGCCGGCATTGATGATGGTATGATTATGCGTGTTAGTGGTGAAGGTAATGCAGGAAGCCATGGCGGACCTTCTGGCGATTTACTTTTGCATATTAAGGTAAAAGAGCATAAAATATTTAAGCGTGTAGATAATGACCTGCATTTAATGCTGCCTGTTACTGTTTTTGATGCTGTATTAGGCAACGAGTTTGAAATAGAATTAATAGATGGCTCAAAAGAAACAATAAAAGTTAAGCCGGGCACTCAGGTAGGCGAACGGATAACATTAAAAGGAAAGGGTGTGCCTTCTGTTAAAGGCTATAATGTAGGTAATATGTATGTAGATTTGCAGATACTTATACCGACTAACCTTTCAAAAGAGCAGAAAGAAGTTTTAGAAAAAATGAGAGAAGAAGCCAAAGAAAATGATATGTTTGGCTCTAAATTAAAAAATATATTAGAAAGATTTAAAGAGTTTATAAAAGGCTCAAAATAG